CTGTTCTTTTTAACAGACAATGTGGGAAAATGTATCTCCAAACACTTCAAGCTcgtgtcacgatactaacattttgatacttaggaatagactcgatactcagtaCTGATTGAGATATCACAATGAGAAAAAACGCTTTATCTTCAGACAATAGAATACTACGCTAAACATTAAACCACAGTACTTTCttctatctgtgtaattcctcagtcgtccaggtggtccatgggcgtagtactagtctatgtgtcttaaactcgttctgatacagctcaagattattgtaaagctattcaggaaaggttcatttctgtcctgtgaaagttacattttagtactgatacctgctcaaatgggtatctagttttgatactagtttagtCGTATTAGTCGTAAGTATCAAAAACCTTACTAATGTAGAGTTTATAGCTTAAGTTAGTCTATTTTGCTTTCAAACTTGAATGTTGTCTACTATAAACAAATGATTCTGAGGAATAGTATGGATTCACGTGCAATGTGGGGCGAGGAATGGGAGTTTTACTGTATCTCAGACGGAGATGGAGATGAAGATAGATAGAAAACAAATGGGTCAGTGGGCTAGGCTGTCTTGCAATTAGAGATGATCTGTGAATAGGACATAGCAGCAAACAGTAACTCTCCTGTTCCGAATCTAAGTGGCATGTTCTAGTTGCTGGAAAATAGCTGAGTCAATAACTTTCCCAATTCCGTGGTGCGACTTCAAACGCCTGTGGTAAAAccaaagcagaaaaaaatgcaaacaatcAGCAATGTTTCAGATCAAAGACGAAAAGCTCTTGAGAAAACAGTGAGGTATTTCCCACATGCATCAAAGGTGGGCAGCATCAACAGCCCCAAGTCTCCCTGACCCACTGCACGGAGGGGACTTTGCACATCCATTACACTGATGGGGATTTAGACTCACTCAGAAGGGCCCATGtcagaataaaacaaacataaagaccATTTTCTCTCAATAATGGAACAAGAACAGCCatttccaacaaaaaaaaaatcaaagacaGCTTCAGTATCCATGCCTTTACACTGCACATTGACACATTGCAATGGtatatttggttatatttacatatttacaggGGCTGCCATTATCTGCGGGTGTGTATCATGCCAGTGTGGTTCATTTTACGCACTGGAGTTCCCTGCAGCATGTGTGTCTTATATATCTGCATAGCCTTTGCAAACAGCCCCACATAAAACTGGTTTCATTTGAGAAAAGGAAAGGGACTCCATCACAGGTGTGTCAGTGACTAGACACGATGAGAACATTAGTATGCGGGTGCACGTTTAGACGCACATGCCACTGGTCCACATGGGTTATTACTGATGCCAGAGGTTAGAACACAAATGTGGCACATAATACCCCCTCGACATGGCTCGTTTATGTGAAGAAAGAAAGGATTACGCTTACCAAACGGCATGACCAAGGGTTTCCAAGGTCTTCATGGTCCTCTGTGACAAAGGCTCAGGCTGTGGGGAAAAACAATCCCGCAGAAAACGACGCTGCGTTACACCGGTAAACCACgacaatgtgtaaaaaaaacaaaacaaaaaaacaaaaaaaaacaaagagacaCCGGTTTACAGACGTAGCCTTTGGATTTCAATTATGACTGAGCacgacagcagcaggagcaggagaaggagcaggagcagcagtctGTGGAGCGCGGAGGAGCTCTGCGCATCTCAGCGGCTTGAACAAGTCTCCCTCCTGCACCGGATGAGACTCCCGTTTACTCGAGCAGCTGCCTTCACACTGTCACAACAACGCCCCTCCCAGATGTGAACCCTACACAAACGCGCTAAGCTCAAGCAACTGGTTCAATTTGCAGTCACAGGTCTCCCAGCAGCTCCAAAAACGTGCAGTTATCTCAGGagacacacgtacacacagGCACTGATGGGATCCTACCAGAGCTGCAGAAAAATATGGTAatgttcattattttattatctaaTCAGAAAAAACATCCTCAAAATACCATAAGAAAGGCTTGAGCCATGATGTaattactgtcattttaaatataatacagTATGTGGAATGTTACCCATTACCCATTATGCTGAgtctctttaaatatgtaaacataacagtgttttaaaagaataaaggttttcttctgcacttttctcctttaatgttaattttatgatgattatttagattttgatttgttatattgtgattttaacgtctgtcttattctgtaaaacagtttgaatttcctcgtgtacaaattgtgctgtacaactAAACTTGTCTTTCCTACTTGCAAATTGTAGAGTAAACATTAATTAGTCAATCTCAGTCACCtttgagttaaaaaaaagtccaaaacatTTTATGAAAACAATGCTTTGAGAAATACAATATTTGtcaaacaatataatttttcatttcaaatactataaaacatgttattttgatCCCATGAGTCTGGGTCTACACATTTACTTGAGGACAAGATCATAAATAAATCCCCGGATGCGCGTATATAGTGGAGAACAATGGAAGCATAATTTAAAGTATTTACCCAGTTACGTCTCGTGCTTGTTTCATTTCAGCTTCAGTCATATTTACAATGAAATACAAcagccaccaaaaaaaaacaatgcaatttAAAACACACTGACTGAGCTTGACAGCATTTCAGGCTGTAATACTTCGTTATTATCGTGGAAATATTAGAGAGaagtattatttttacttctggCGTAAGAGGACATAAAACCATAATCTCCTGCTATGGCTCTATTAATTAATGAAACATCCTCTTCAAAAAAGAAGCGCATTGCCGTAAAAAGGATATTATTTGATTGTTATAAACATCTTAATAAAGGGGGAAAATTGTGTTGCCAAAGTGCgacattttttaacaaatgttATTTTGACAGAAAGTAGTAAAACTAAGGAATTAGACGAATTCAGGAAAAGAATCATGTTGAACTTAGAAATGATGACTGAATCCTCAAGTAAAAGCGTTGATAAACCCACAGTAGGTTGTGTCCAAAATAAAAAGCAGCCTTCCAACATCACAGGTCACCAATATAATGAGATCTGACAAAATATATATGCTTGAATTTTATTGTCACAGCTCTGGGAATGCTGTCAAATTCTAGTATCacaaaattctttaaaaaagaaaatggtaCAAAGTCATCAATCATCAAAGTCTCAGTCATCTTGACTTTCATTCACAAAGCTCTCGGCAGTTCCTACAAATTGTCTCATTCTTTTTAATCAAGAACTCACACGTAGGCGCTCGCTCAAGTATTACTGGGGTTCTGCTGAGTACCTCTTCGATTGGTGGTACTCCATGGCATACGATGTATTTGTCCATGTCCAACAGCAAATTCACCACATGTGTGACAGAGTTCAGACGTGAGGGGTGGGCATCATACAGCGGGTGTGTGGGCAGCAGCGGGTGTCTCTGCACTGAGATCTTATAGTTAAAGTCTGTGTCAATTTGCACTATGGTGTCTGCCATGACGGACTGCTTTGAACACTGCACAAGCTGCATCTGAGGCCCCTCCGCCATGATGGCATACCACAAGATCGGCAGAGCAGACGAACGCAAAGAGTTCAACAGTTTCATTAGGTCCTGCTCCTGATTCAGATCACTCTGTTCTGTTTCATCTGTCaaactgtatatttgtgtaatctaaagaaaacagacaaaaaaacaaataaaatatgcaaatctTCATACAGTTTATACAAACTAACTAATAACTTACAGTAGGATAGTCGTCCTCATTAACTTCTACATGCTTTTGAAAATTACTAGTGAATTGCGATCTGCTTTCCATCTGGTTTGAAACAAGGTTGtcattttgaaaatgtacttcatTGTTTGTATTTGCAATGGTGTTTGTGGTAATACTTAATGATTAGTAAACTTACCAGACTTACACTATCATAAATATGGGGAAACACTCCGTTCTGCTCTTCATACactgagttatttaacttttacatgaagaaaaaacaaagtgaTTAATTTGTCAATAAATGTTTATTGTGTGTATCCATTTTATGGCTGTTTACCTGAATAGGTGATGGGTGTTTTCGGAAGTTTTGTTTATATGAGATCTTGCTGCCACTGGCGTTTTCACTGCTCCAgatctaaaaatgtaaaaaaaaaaaaaaaaaaacctgttacAAAGTCAATTTTAATATACATGGAGTTGctgcatatttttaatgttttttttatttttacattttgtattttcaaggTTCTCTTTTATACGACCTCAGTATGTGACTGCTAATGGCATCTGAAGTTCAGATGTGACTGTACTACCTTTTTAAGAAACCATGTTACTACTATTATCTTTAACCTAACAGGCGTAATGGAAACTTACTGCCTGTTGATTTCTgtcatcatcttcatcttcactTGGTGGCGCTCTTTTCCTTTTTCGACTATATGTATATTGGGGTTTTGCTCTGCCAACGATTGATATACCATCAGCCTCAGGCCCCAGCTGAGAGGGTAAGAGATGTCTCTACCCAGAAAAAGAATATTATATTGGAGATTTTATACTtttcctgtttaaaaaaaaaaaaaaaaaatcataccattgcctgcctttgacactgtcgtAGTCgacacttttgtctttttttgttgcTCCCACCAAACTTGGGCTTGTCTATACAGAAATCACATGTGCCACAGTCTGTGCTGTAGAGACATGCTGGGCATTCTCCACAGGAACGTCGCTTCCGCCGCTTGCGCTGAAAATAAGCACTAATTAatctacatatttttattaattaactatagtaaaagaaaaatataaaatctgtcaacaggacaaaaagttgtaggagtgaaaacgtttggctgctcatccgattcgcttcttcagttctggtcagatttctggtggacactgacttatatctgaaaggagagaagctaactacactgaaacgaaaaacaccttttgtttacagtttctgttagTGTAGcgcaatagacctagcctacaaagtGTGAACTATGCCTGAGTAATACTTAATATAATCATTCATTCCCTAATGgatgctttcacacctattagcatgctccgctttcagacagatataagacagtgtccaccagtaatctgaccagaactgaagaagcagctacaactttttgtcagattgtatatttttcttttactaggGATAatacctgaatgactgagggatgactgagggattacacagaccctAATttactaaatgtgtttttgatctCACATTAtcacaattttatttcaaagtttACTGTCCACTTAATCCCTATAGGCAACACTAGTCACATGGCAACTTGTGAAAGGTAGGACATCCAGCAACCAAAGGACTTCTTAAAAAAAACTGCTCCCCATTAATTCATTGTTAAATGGCTCACAAAATCTGCTTACCATTTGTTTTCTACTGTACATCATGTTGTGTGGCTATACATCATTACTCACCATTTTCTCTCCTGTTTCCTTCGCACTTTCCCTGGCATTTCTTTTTTGCCTGCTCTGCGCTTTCACTACAAAAACTACCTGAattacatgacaaaaatgaaaaacaaaaaatgcctgCCATACACATGCAGTATGAAGAATGATCAGCTTTCcttttgaaaaacacattttgctgaTTTTACACGACAACTCACCTTTCTTCTACATTGACCCTGACACTGCTTTCTCTGTACTGCACGCTGATAGGACGTTCAGAAATTAGCAAATAAATGCACATATAAGAGAAGATGCTTTACTATTGCTAAGCACACTTtacttactattattactacatgTCATAAAGCAGACTTAAAAAACAGATATGTATATGACAGTAAATACGACGGTAACACTCACATCGTCATCGTCATCTGTCGACTCGTCATCGTCTTCATCCAAATCCAGATTGGTTAAGTTCTCTGTATCACTACTTTTAACATTTAGATGCTatcaaaaatacaaagaaaattaGAGTTTGAGAGtttaattacacaaataaaattcaaataaaataaatacctgGTAATAGGGAATGTCCTGCTGTAAGACAAGatgcaaaataatttaaatagtgTTGGTTAATAGAATAAAAGCTTGATTCAGAAACTCACAGTGCTATCTGGCGGCTCAGTTTTTGGCTTTGGCATTACAAAGCCTCCCGGACCCTGGTAAAATACACACAAGCTTAAAACTATGTTAGAACCACTTCAAATCAGAATGTATACATTTGTCCCAATTTACCTTACGAATAGGACATAAACATTTACGTTTACGACATGTTCGTTTACGAGATTCAGGTGAGCGCTCTTTACAGTTACTACACTGACCACAGTCCACTTTGTTGTGGCATCCTGCACATTGTCCACATGGAATCCactgttaataaaaaaatatacaaattaaaactatGGGTGGTTTACTGGCAATATGGAAGGGTTTAGGCAGACACCAGTCTGATATTTGAAATTTTAAGTTTAACCTTCCGGTATCGTCCttcaaaaagttgtttaccaacagcagGTAAATAcagaccagtggattcactctgccactgcatccaacaggtcagtgtgtggatgcaaaacaactctctccagctaaactcagacaagactcaagtcactGTCTTTGCTGACactttctgtttctgtgggtcagtcacctccagtctctcactctaaaaccttcaaatcaggctagagatctagaggtaataatggactcagacttgaactttaacagccacatcaaatcaataacatatgcagctttttaccatctaaaaacattgcaaaaatcaaaggtaaactgccaaatgcatggacaagtctctccaagtctggctttgtctccagtaggttagacgactgtaacgtcctgctcactggcctctccaaacgagccttaagacagaacagtacatccagaacactgctgctcgggtcaggactagaaccaggaagtacttcacacatgtgtcctgtggctcaggtctctggctcctgtggctcagtgaatagactttaaagcagctccatgtgaacaagtctctccatggaccagcatcATGTTAGAACCAcctgaaccatctcacactctgaggacttcagggacaggcctcctgctggtcccagagtcaggactaaaccaagactaaaccaggactaaacatggggaatcagcatttcagttttctgcagctaaaacctggaaaagtCTTCCTATAactgtgagacaggcctctactttgacaatgtttaaatccagtctcaaaacagttctgtttagctgcatgtgactgaaaggttttattctgcacttttctcttttgatgttcattttatgacaattatttatgttttgatttgttgtattgtgagtttaatgtctttcttattctgtaaagcacgtTGAAttacttgccttgctttgcccaTCCCCCAAAATGGAATTAGTAACgtcatacaataaaaaaaatttgagTGAAAGTCTGAAACTTCTATTCTCAAAACAAACCCAAGAAATCAGAAAATGCATAAAGTATGTTGTGGTGGCTAAtggaataaaaatgtgtttttcatgggAGCCTATGCACATTTTTCACGCTTTTGGAAAAGGATGTTAGACTGTTACCATAATCAGCCCATTGTAAACAAAGAAAGCCGCCAGACTGAGTACAAAAGAAACTCGTAAAGGAACAACGTTTGAATTTAAACCATATGAGAATTATGAAAAACAATAACTTTTTTTGTCTCGAAGTGTTAAAAGCACCTTCTTTAATGCTCCTGGATACCGGAAGgttaaatctgaatattttTTCAGTACTGCTCCAGTGACTGTGTGCCCATGTGATTCTCGGTCCTCAGTGCAtcatatttgtctttttgaattGACTAGTGAGTAAATTACGGCTGTATATTATGTATCAAAATCATGCAACAAATTCTCAGCATTATTTttacaaatgcaaaacatttataatttaatatGAATTTGCGATCCTTACTGTGACTTTCAAAAGGTTAATATTGGTATTGGCAAATATTGGTTATCGgccacaacagcaagacaaatattaccaaaaaaaaaatacaaaatgaaataataataataatattttaaaaagcaggAGATATTGGATCATCCCTAAATAaaacaggtaaaataaatataaaattataaatgaaacaataaaacaatttaccTTTCGAAAACGAATCAGCGGATGCTCTTTTGTCTTTAGTGCTATTGAAATAGGAAAACCTTAGTTAGAAGGTTGCACATGTATGAAATGATAAGGTGTATATATAAAACATCGTGGAGTCGAGTGGTTTCTacatttataaaatataatatataataataatataataatatgccAATTACATTGCGTGGGTACATTTTACCGTGTCAAGTCTTGCAAATGCATGAATCAAGAAAGGAGGAATCAACCCTTAGTTGGATAGAACAATCCTTTTCATTGTAGCATAGCAACTGATTCTTTGTGATGTAATCTGCAGTATTTCCATTAatctaattatttatttattttttatttatctttatttatacaggggggcccaatgagagcacttgggctttctttttcatgggcaccctgtttaaaatacaatacaaactgaaaaaaaaaataaaaaatgaaattaagagTGTAGTTCAAAACAGATACAATTTATTAAGAGCTCAACTGAGATTCAATAAGTGATGTCTTGAATATGACTTCTGTTGAACTGGTGCACTATGTTTGATGAAACTTgtcaaattaagaaaaaaaaaaaaaaaagattttgaagCGATAAATAAATTCAGTCATTATTCTGTGGTACATACAGTGTAGCTGCCAGTGTGAAATTGCTCAAGTGCCACGCAGTTACCTTATGCTTTTTGTGACATCACTGTCCAGTTTCATATAGGAATAAGACTTAACACCTTCATAGGACATGCACAGTCTTTTACTTCAAGTAAAATTTAATCTTGCAGTTAATGTCCTATATAGACTTCATAAACCCATTTTAATTGCAAGACCCAATAAATATCAATATTTATTGATAAATGTTGCACAGACGTACCCCAGCATGAAGGACAAAGAGGCCTTTTCCTCTGTTTATCATACCATGTTCCAGTAAATGTAAGACCACATCTGGAACAGActctttaaacaaaataaagtaagtaacagtaacagtcccagaacaaaaaaaaaaaaaaaaaaaaaaaattgtcaactCACAGAATGCTATCGTCAggtccaaattctccattgatgGACGGAAAAGACAGGGGTTTGGATGATGTGGGGCCTGGAAGCTTAATTTTTCCATCAGGAGGTTTCATTGTCTCATCTTTTGGACAAGAGGTTGTGAATTCTTGCTTGATTTGAGGTTTTGTTGCGTTGTTTGTGGCAAATGTTGCTTGATAGAAAGTTACTGGTATGGAACTCACAGTGGGAGTAAGTCTATGGAGAGAGTCAGGTgtgtctgctccctctcctctctcaacaAAACTGGAATCTGATGAGGAATGTTCACGAGGCTTTCTCTAAAGAACACAGGAGAAAATGAACGATGCATGATGCATGCTTAGTAAACATTTACATCAACATTTAtagaaacaaatacataaagtgAAAGAAATCTTCTCACCTTCCGTCTTTGTAATGTTAAACGTTGCTGACCATTTTTACGGAAAACTCCCGTTTTGAATTCAAAACTGCTTAAGTCGCGATTCATCATAATAGACAGTTCTATACGACTACGGGCTCTTTCGCCTTGTGGGCTGTAAAATAAATtggtttaaaacattaaacagcTATTGATGAAGACAATGTTAAAACTGATACAAAAATCGTAACCCTGTTCATACTgttaaattttattatttaataatgtctataactgtgtatttttattagtataAAAATACTAAGTGAAGTGGCCATTGGGGGTATTCCATCAATGTGTCTCAACAAGTCCAGGCTTGTCCAAAAATCCTGAAAACTACCTCCATCTCCAGATTAAGCCTCAACAAAGCCTCTTCAGATTAAGCCTCAACAAAGAAATAATAGCCAGCCCTAACTCAGGCCTCAGTTTTAAGATGCCTCTTTGTGCGCCCTCCCAGTAACTCTAAGAAGATCAGATCAATGGAGCAACGACATCACTCACAATAGCCTTACAACATGCCTCAGTCgtgatgttttttatgatcTTACTAAAAAAGAGAGACACTGAACTTTACTTTTGTTTCTGAtccgaggagagagaggaaagacatgactccccctcctctcctgctcgctcacccctcctctcctgaTTGTTCCACTACCAGAGAGAGGAGGCTGACTGAGTAGTGCATAGTTTAATTAATGCACAGAATGAAGTTACCTGTTACTTTTCCTGATGCACGACGATTTTAACTTCTTTTCTGTGTATGGAACACTACGCACTATGCATAAAAGTATGCCCGAACTGCAACAGAACTCTAACGAGAATTGGCCCATCAAATCAATGCAGATATGTATGTATTCTGACAAGGAGCAatagaggagggaaagaggagagacgtGTGATGAAAGAGCACACAGTGAGAACTCACCGAAAACCAGCTCATCCTCAGTGTCACAGAAAATAACATCTAGATTTTATCCAATCTTAAAGAGTAATtcaatcttttattatttattttataatgtacTGATTAGTGCAGCTTCCACAGATacgtgtgtccagagtgtgggAGCACGAAGTTTAAAATTGTCAGGTTCATGTGACTCAAAATTCCTGTTTAACCCTTACAAGGTGTTCATTTCACTGTCACTGTGTGGTCATTTCATTGTTACAGCTTTAGTGCTCTGGGCCCCAAAGGGACCCGTAATTTCAATCCATTTTGCAAAATCCTGTATTTTCTGGAtgataagtcgcacttttttcatagtttgattGGGGATGCGACTAATATGTgaagttattaaaatatataatttcacatctttgttattgtcaaacACAACCacgcgagggcactctaggcttgtgcaCCAGTATGGCAGCCAGTTGTTCAGTTGTTCAGAAACGAAACGGAGGATGTAAtagatagataggatttaatagatttagtgatttggggtgagatccagagtatatttgtttttatgatttAGTTATCTGAtcaactgttaatatcttatgttaacataccagacacatattcatttcactgtctatgcttcatgtagctgaataaatataaatgtgttacgttaggcTGCTGTATTGCTATTGAGCCTGTTATtcactattttattgttattatcataacttccctttaaagataaattgtctgttcttggtctcagattttgtaaaataaattacacttttctcagacagtcATTAAcactttctcacatttctctcttgtttaattaattaatagtgactcacgcgcatttcacagttcctctgaccatgcctcttcgtcctggcgccactctgctgtagtgtcgattgaacatttatgtaaatgtttttagtaTCTGGGTGCTTGTTACTACGGCAACTCAGTGCTCTGGTTAGCCACTTTTGTGAAACAAATTGCGGATTTGATTGCCCAAATAAGCCAGGGTTTGGCTTTAGCTCGCTTTATGGAATACCCCCTATGTTGCTAGATAAAAACTAACCTCTCACATCAATTACATGTAATAAAAGTGTATTACCTCATGTAGTAAACATCACTTTGTCCAGATCTTGTACCACTCTGACGAATACTTTCTTTGCGCTTCCATCCTTCTCCCAACGATGGACATTCTATCCATCCCTCATCATAGTTTCGTTTACGTCGCGCTctaaaaaacaatcaaaagtaACCAAAAATTCATAAAAGACATTGCTAAAATAATACTGCAGTGTAGACAAAAAGCAGCATCAACATAGCCTACCGTTTGTATATTCTCCTTCCCTTCTCACTGCCTGCCACACTGCCACTTCTTTCACTTTCCCCTGCTAGGCTTTCCTCTTCTGGATCTTGAAGACCGAAGGCATGCTGCTCGGTTGGAAACTCAAAGCTATTGGCATCCTCGTCGTCATCGTCGTCCTCTAATGGTTCAAACCAGTCCATGGGCTCTTTAGTTTCCTCAGACTTCACTTCCACAGCTTCTGTTTTGGTGTCTGTAGAAGAAACCTGTGTGTCCGTTTCTGGCCATGGTTCACCCTGTTTATTAGCATGCTCATCTCTTTCGTGGGCTGGGCTCTTTGGCTGTTCTTCTTCCATCAGTGCACAATGCTGAGATGTTAGTGCTATAGATTTCCAATATAAAAGAGTCAATATAACTGATCAGACATCCCATTTACTAAGTGCATGTCCCCAATGTCAGTTCTGCATCTTCTCCATTGCCTTTCACGGTAACACAGTCAACCAACCCTGATTATCAGCTGGGGTAACCtggtaaataaaacaatacagaaTAAAATCACAACAACTCATGTATTATAGTAACCAGACTCTTAAAATGATGGCTAGGTGAGATGCTAGCTTCAAAGAATTTAAAATATCATGGTTTTAATGGGAATAAACACGAAACCACACAGAAATCCAAACAAAAGAACACCAGACTGAGTGCATCGCCATGATTATGCCTTATATAAACGTAAATTGTTGCAAAAATACCTACTCAAGACTTGCTTTGCCCGTTATAACCCATTAGCC
The sequence above is drawn from the Periophthalmus magnuspinnatus isolate fPerMag1 chromosome 5, fPerMag1.2.pri, whole genome shotgun sequence genome and encodes:
- the mbd1b gene encoding methyl-CpG-binding domain protein 1b isoform X1; translated protein: MEEEQPKSPAHERDEHANKQGEPWPETDTQVSSTDTKTEAVEVKSEETKEPMDWFEPLEDDDDDEDANSFEFPTEQHAFGLQDPEEESLAGESERSGSVAGSEKGRRIYKRARRKRNYDEGWIECPSLGEGWKRKESIRQSGTRSGQSDVYYMSPQGERARSRIELSIMMNRDLSSFEFKTGVFRKNGQQRLTLQRRKRKPREHSSSDSSFVERGEGADTPDSLHRLTPTVSSIPVTFYQATFATNNATKPQIKQEFTTSCPKDETMKPPDGKIKLPGPTSSKPLSFPSINGEFGPDDSILVCSRCGLTFTGTWYDKQRKRPLCPSCWALKTKEHPLIRFRKWIPCGQCAGCHNKVDCGQCSNCKERSPESRKRTCRKRKCLCPIRKGPGGFVMPKPKTEPPDSTQDIPYYQHLNVKSSDTENLTNLDLDEDDDESTDDDDDRKRRKRRSCGECPACLYSTDCGTCDFCIDKPKFGGSNKKRQKCRLRQCQRQAMRHLLPSQLGPEADGISIVGRAKPQYTYSRKRKRAPPSEDEDDDRNQQAIWSSENASGSKISYKQNFRKHPSPIQLNNSVYEEQNGVFPHIYDSVSLMESRSQFTSNFQKHVEVNEDDYPTITQIYSLTDETEQSDLNQEQDLMKLLNSLRSSALPILWYAIMAEGPQMQLVQCSKQSVMADTIVQIDTDFNYKISVQRHPLLPTHPLYDAHPSRLNSVTHVVNLLLDMDKYIVCHGVPPIEEVLSRTPVILERAPTCEFLIKKNETICRNCRELCE
- the mbd1b gene encoding methyl-CpG-binding domain protein 1b isoform X2 — encoded protein: MEEEQPKSPAHERDEHANKQGEPWPETDTQVSSTDTKTEAVEVKSEETKEPMDWFEPLEDDDDDEDANSFEFPTEQHAFGLQDPEEESLAGESERSGSVAGSEKGRRIYKRARRKRNYDEGWIECPSLGEGWKRKESIRQSGTRSGQSDVYYMSPQGERARSRIELSIMMNRDLSSFEFKTGVFRKNGQQRLTLQRRKRKPREHSSSDSSFVERGEGADTPDSLHRLTPTVSSIPVTFYQATFATNNATKPQIKQEFTTSCPKDETMKPPDGKIKLPGPTSSKPLSFPSINGEFGPDDSILVCSRCGLTFTGTWYDKQRKRPLCPSCWALKTKEHPLIRFRKGPGGFVMPKPKTEPPDSTQDIPYYQHLNVKSSDTENLTNLDLDEDDDESTDDDDDRKRRKRRSCGECPACLYSTDCGTCDFCIDKPKFGGSNKKRQKCRLRQCQRQAMRHLLPSQLGPEADGISIVGRAKPQYTYSRKRKRAPPSEDEDDDRNQQAIWSSENASGSKISYKQNFRKHPSPIQLNNSVYEEQNGVFPHIYDSVSLMESRSQFTSNFQKHVEVNEDDYPTITQIYSLTDETEQSDLNQEQDLMKLLNSLRSSALPILWYAIMAEGPQMQLVQCSKQSVMADTIVQIDTDFNYKISVQRHPLLPTHPLYDAHPSRLNSVTHVVNLLLDMDKYIVCHGVPPIEEVLSRTPVILERAPTCEFLIKKNETICRNCRELCE
- the mbd1b gene encoding methyl-CpG-binding domain protein 1b isoform X3, coding for MEEEQPKSPAHERDEHANKQGEPWPETDTQVSSTDTKTEAVEVKSEETKEPMDWFEPLEDDDDDEDANSFEFPTEQHAFGLQDPEEESLAGESERSGSVAGSEKGRRIYKRARRKRNYDEGWIECPSLGEGWKRKESIRQSGTRSGQSDVYYMSPQGERARSRIELSIMMNRDLSSFEFKTGVFRKNGQQRLTLQRRKRKPREHSSSDSSFVERGEGADTPDSLHRLTPTVSSIPVTFYQATFATNNATKPQIKQEFTTSCPKDETMKPPDGKIKLPGPTSSKPLSFPSINGEFGPDDSILVCSRCGLTFTGTWYDKQRKRPLCPSCWALKTKEHPLIRFRKWIPCGQCAGCHNKVDCGQCSNCKERSPESRKRTCRKRKCLCPIRKGPGGFVMPKPKTEPPDSTQDIPYYQHLNVKSSDTENLTNLDLDEDDDESTDDDDDIWSSENASGSKISYKQNFRKHPSPIQLNNSVYEEQNGVFPHIYDSVSLMESRSQFTSNFQKHVEVNEDDYPTITQIYSLTDETEQSDLNQEQDLMKLLNSLRSSALPILWYAIMAEGPQMQLVQCSKQSVMADTIVQIDTDFNYKISVQRHPLLPTHPLYDAHPSRLNSVTHVVNLLLDMDKYIVCHGVPPIEEVLSRTPVILERAPTCEFLIKKNETICRNCRELCE